The following proteins are co-located in the Acidicapsa acidisoli genome:
- a CDS encoding response regulator transcription factor translates to MNKIILADSQAIFRAGMAKVLGTDDDFRIIAQCSDTERMMHAATTFPGALVLFASVLKPELSRLKVLLETVGSRGIVIAENTESPLIFVQQGFSGVILRNSTGAALVECVRRVAAGETWQPLQAVLADASVEDMVGTRVRDRLTPKEMRIVALIVQGCKNREIATRLKTTEQVIKNYLRSIYDKTGVSDRLELALFTLHHRVLAEAAADVGSRIEAEEQADSANTAEISKPGKVQSIARTGT, encoded by the coding sequence ATGAACAAGATCATATTGGCAGACTCACAGGCGATTTTCCGTGCCGGCATGGCCAAAGTCCTCGGCACTGACGATGACTTCCGGATCATCGCTCAATGCTCCGATACGGAGCGCATGATGCATGCGGCCACAACCTTTCCCGGAGCGCTCGTCCTCTTTGCCTCCGTGCTCAAGCCGGAGCTTTCGCGTCTGAAGGTTCTTCTGGAAACAGTGGGCAGCCGGGGAATTGTGATCGCAGAGAACACAGAATCTCCACTTATTTTCGTGCAGCAGGGTTTCAGCGGAGTTATTCTCCGCAACAGTACAGGCGCGGCTCTGGTCGAGTGCGTTCGCAGAGTAGCCGCAGGAGAAACCTGGCAACCACTTCAGGCTGTGTTGGCGGATGCTTCTGTGGAAGACATGGTTGGCACGCGCGTCCGCGACCGTCTTACTCCCAAAGAAATGCGCATCGTAGCGCTGATTGTGCAAGGCTGCAAGAATCGCGAGATTGCGACCCGGCTCAAGACTACTGAACAGGTAATCAAGAATTATCTGCGGTCGATCTACGACAAGACCGGCGTCAGCGACCGGCTGGAACTTGCCCTCTTTACCCTGCATCATCGTGTGCTGGCCGAGGCTGCGGCCGACGTGGGCAGCCGTATTGAAGCAGAGGAACAGGCGGACTCGGCGAATACCGCCGAGATCTCCAAGCCGGGCAAAGTGCAAAGCATTGCGCGCACGGGCACCTAG
- a CDS encoding flagellar motor protein MotB: MPIKPTIIVIKKVSRHRHHHGGAWKVAYADFVTAMMALFIVLWLLNSNVKVKQAVAGYFRDPRSSQAQTGTTKTGDDDNIPIDKQNAQKLKEQIQKAISAQKDLEKLAKQIEITITPEGLRIELIEDKNGTFFQSGSAQLSESGQKLLTMLAGQLKPLPNKLLLEGHTDAQPYSNDGGYTNWELSADRANSARRLLQQDGVGKSQISQVRGYADQLLRVKDSPMDPSNRRISLIVQWLGQRIDASVPATPVSEKTSVTKMSASLVPNSIGTAQPAPARPSPAH, encoded by the coding sequence ATGCCAATCAAGCCAACCATCATCGTGATCAAGAAGGTAAGCAGGCACCGGCACCATCATGGCGGAGCCTGGAAGGTAGCCTATGCCGATTTCGTGACGGCAATGATGGCGCTGTTCATCGTCCTCTGGCTGCTGAACTCCAACGTGAAGGTAAAGCAGGCCGTGGCCGGCTACTTCCGCGACCCGAGAAGTTCGCAGGCGCAGACCGGTACAACCAAAACGGGAGACGATGACAACATTCCCATCGACAAGCAAAATGCGCAGAAGCTGAAAGAGCAGATTCAGAAGGCCATTAGCGCCCAGAAGGATTTGGAAAAGCTGGCCAAGCAGATCGAAATCACGATTACCCCGGAAGGACTGCGCATCGAGCTGATCGAGGACAAGAACGGGACATTCTTCCAAAGCGGCAGCGCCCAGCTAAGCGAAAGCGGGCAGAAGCTGTTGACCATGCTTGCCGGACAGCTTAAGCCGCTGCCCAACAAGCTGCTTCTCGAAGGCCACACGGACGCGCAACCCTACTCGAATGACGGCGGCTACACGAACTGGGAGCTTTCCGCGGACCGAGCCAATTCAGCGCGGCGGCTTCTGCAGCAGGACGGCGTCGGCAAGAGTCAGATTTCCCAAGTGCGCGGCTACGCAGATCAACTGCTCCGCGTGAAAGACAGCCCGATGGATCCGTCAAACCGACGCATTTCGCTGATTGTTCAATGGCTCGGCCAACGGATCGACGCGTCGGTCCCGGCGACGCCCGTGAGCGAAAAGACCAGCGTAACAAAAATGTCCGCAAGTCTCGTGCCTAACAGCATCGGTACGGCGCAGCCGGCTCCAGCGAGACCTTCCCCGGCTCATTAG
- a CDS encoding sensor histidine kinase → MGRNESGMEETQRIAARYIHEYSNSDHDSMTKEVSAGIAAQTATMENENQYTVERVSLDDYAEQLSKALAAEGLTPDQLCGLGEADLLRIPAGVAFHDPADNMRAFFVLLEGEVLADKAESDGSKVRVYTAKAGDSFGEVTLLAGKAPSLYLQAAQPSVGLRFNEDSFWNLMACSLPIRKIVLNNMSQRLRAHQVEAAHREKLISLGTLAAGLMHELHNPGSAAKRAASQLRENLMRLQELSLRSSSKAKTPPQLECMHDLLEHAVRSCYAPALSSLEQADAEEAMSEWLESAGVENAYTIGPALVAIGFKQHELDCARDVFETSSLSDALNWLEALVSSVSLVCAIEESITRVSDLVMAVKKFAYDDRCTLRDVDVHDSIQSTLTILGHKLRQRRINVIKHFDAAQPSIHTTGVAISQVWTNLIDNAIDASPEGGQIEVQTWSEPGFLAIGIVDHGGGIPEELRSKIFEPFFTTKPVGKGTGLGLEIVQRIVTQSFGGQIQVESKPGETQFIIRLPQQAVAATA, encoded by the coding sequence ATGGGGCGTAACGAAAGTGGGATGGAAGAAACGCAGCGTATAGCCGCACGCTACATCCATGAATACAGCAATAGCGACCACGATAGCATGACCAAGGAAGTCTCAGCCGGAATTGCGGCGCAGACGGCAACTATGGAAAACGAGAATCAGTACACCGTTGAACGGGTCTCGCTCGATGATTACGCAGAGCAGTTGAGTAAGGCTCTTGCAGCTGAGGGCCTGACGCCAGACCAACTCTGCGGACTGGGCGAGGCAGATCTGCTTCGCATTCCTGCCGGAGTAGCATTTCACGACCCCGCCGATAACATGCGGGCCTTCTTTGTTCTGCTGGAGGGCGAAGTGCTCGCCGACAAGGCGGAGTCGGATGGCAGCAAAGTCCGGGTCTATACGGCCAAGGCTGGCGACTCCTTTGGCGAGGTCACGCTGCTCGCGGGCAAGGCTCCCTCGTTGTACCTGCAGGCTGCGCAGCCATCGGTAGGTTTGCGCTTTAACGAAGACAGCTTCTGGAACCTGATGGCCTGCAGCCTTCCCATACGCAAAATAGTATTGAATAACATGTCGCAGCGGCTGCGCGCGCACCAGGTAGAAGCTGCGCATCGGGAAAAGCTCATCTCCCTGGGAACTCTTGCCGCCGGCCTCATGCATGAATTGCACAATCCTGGCTCCGCGGCCAAGCGGGCCGCGTCCCAACTGCGAGAGAATCTGATGCGGCTGCAAGAGTTGAGCCTGCGCTCGAGCAGCAAAGCCAAGACTCCCCCTCAACTGGAATGCATGCACGATCTGCTGGAGCATGCGGTGCGAAGTTGCTATGCGCCAGCCTTGAGCAGCCTTGAGCAAGCCGATGCGGAAGAGGCGATGTCCGAGTGGCTGGAATCAGCCGGTGTAGAAAACGCATACACGATAGGACCGGCATTGGTAGCCATCGGCTTCAAGCAGCACGAGCTCGATTGTGCCCGGGATGTGTTTGAGACCAGCTCCCTCTCGGATGCGCTCAACTGGCTGGAAGCGTTGGTTTCCAGCGTTTCGCTCGTTTGTGCCATCGAAGAGAGCATTACGCGTGTCTCTGACCTGGTTATGGCGGTGAAGAAATTTGCCTATGACGACCGCTGCACCTTGCGCGACGTGGATGTCCACGACAGCATCCAGAGCACGCTGACAATCCTGGGGCACAAGCTGCGCCAGAGACGGATCAACGTAATCAAACACTTCGACGCGGCCCAGCCTAGTATTCATACCACAGGCGTGGCTATCAGCCAGGTCTGGACCAACCTGATCGACAACGCTATCGATGCGTCTCCGGAAGGCGGTCAGATCGAAGTGCAAACCTGGAGCGAGCCTGGATTTTTGGCCATCGGCATCGTCGACCACGGCGGCGGCATCCCGGAAGAGCTGCGCTCCAAGATATTCGAGCCGTTCTTTACTACCAAGCCTGTCGGTAAAGGCACAGGCCTCGGCCTCGAGATCGTGCAGCGCATCGTGACTCAGAGCTTCGGCGGTCAGATCCAGGTGGAGTCGAAACCCGGCGAAACGCAGTTTATCATTCGCCTTCCGCAACAGGCCGTAGCCGCGACAGCCTGA
- a CDS encoding alkene reductase, whose amino-acid sequence MSNYPRLFSPLKVGDLHLSHRVVLAPLTRLRSTQPGDIPNHLNAEYYSQRTSPGALMISEATQISRQGKGYPAAPGIHSAEQVEGWKLVTEAVHAKGGFIFLQLWHVGRASHTSLHPETGLPVSASAIVTADGSKAFTADFQQVPFETPRPLETSELPGIVADYRRAAENAKAAGFDGVEVHSANGYLLDQFLEDKTNHRTDAYGDSIENRARLLFEVVDAVVEVWGKARVGVRLSPYGKFGDMGDSNPVALFSYVLQQLSAREIAYAHLVEPRVGAAGAGAPIDDSQPRTSHIFRKAFAGVLISAGGYTAKTAEETIAESYADAVAFGRLFIANPDLPERFRRNTELNTPDRSSFYGGSEKGYTDYPSLDQSTATLQ is encoded by the coding sequence ATGTCGAATTATCCTCGCCTCTTCTCTCCCCTCAAAGTTGGGGATCTGCATCTCTCGCACCGCGTCGTGCTGGCGCCGTTGACTCGTCTGCGGTCCACGCAACCTGGCGATATCCCCAATCATCTCAATGCCGAATATTACAGCCAGCGCACCTCGCCGGGAGCATTGATGATCTCCGAGGCAACGCAGATCTCGCGGCAGGGCAAGGGCTATCCCGCAGCCCCGGGCATCCATTCCGCCGAGCAGGTCGAGGGCTGGAAGCTGGTGACCGAAGCCGTCCACGCTAAAGGCGGATTCATCTTCCTGCAACTCTGGCATGTCGGCCGCGCCAGCCACACCTCGCTCCACCCCGAAACAGGACTGCCAGTTTCCGCATCCGCCATTGTGACCGCCGACGGCTCAAAGGCATTCACAGCCGATTTCCAGCAGGTTCCCTTCGAAACGCCGCGCCCGCTCGAAACAAGTGAGCTTCCCGGAATCGTTGCCGACTATCGCCGTGCCGCGGAAAACGCCAAAGCCGCTGGATTTGACGGCGTGGAGGTTCACTCGGCCAACGGCTACCTGCTAGATCAATTCCTCGAAGACAAGACCAACCACCGCACTGACGCCTACGGCGACTCCATAGAAAACCGCGCCCGCCTGCTCTTCGAAGTGGTTGATGCCGTTGTCGAGGTCTGGGGCAAAGCACGCGTCGGCGTACGCCTCTCGCCCTACGGCAAGTTCGGAGACATGGGAGATTCGAACCCCGTTGCCCTGTTCAGCTACGTCTTGCAGCAGCTCTCCGCGCGCGAAATCGCATATGCGCATCTGGTCGAACCCAGGGTTGGCGCTGCCGGCGCAGGCGCGCCAATCGATGACTCCCAGCCACGAACCTCCCACATCTTCCGCAAGGCCTTCGCCGGTGTTCTGATTTCGGCAGGTGGTTACACTGCGAAGACTGCCGAGGAAACCATTGCGGAGAGTTACGCGGACGCCGTGGCCTTCGGACGGCTGTTCATCGCCAATCCAGATCTTCCGGAGCGATTCCGGCGAAATACCGAGCTGAACACGCCCGACCGCAGCTCCTTCTACGGTGGAAGCGAGAAGGGTTACACCGACTATCCGAGTCTGGACCAGTCGACGGCAACCCTGCAGTAA
- a CDS encoding response regulator: MNRPILLAIDDDINVLEAVVQDLRRQYGSSYRVLRAGSGQAALDTLQQLKVREEAVGLLLSDQRMPGMTGVEFLEKAQEIYPKAKRVLLTAYADTEAAIRAINSARIHYYLTKPWDPPEEKLYPVLDDLLQDWNAGYQPKFEGLRVIGHRWSLKDHQLRNFLSRNHVPYRWLDAAASDDAQKLLKERSLDPEVLPVVLFSDGSALVDPEQEILAARVGLRTQAAQDFYDIVVVGAGPAGLAAAVYGASEGLKTLVIEPDAPGGQAGSSSRIENYLGFPAGITGADLGRRAHMQCVRFGAEFLTQRAVGLRVDGQYRFVVLADGREVSSHVLLLSTGVQYRRLDIPGAEQLTGRGIYYGAALVEAAACKDEDVYIVGGANSAGQAALHFAKFACKVTMLVRANGLEASMSKYLIDEIERTSNIVVEPNTQVLAAHGEDHLQALHIRGPEGESCRMAASLFVFIGAVPGTEWLPDSILRDDKGFILAGTDLTGADQTGPETKTLNKFASVWKEKRSPFLLETSVPGIFVAGDVRHGSIKRAASAVGEGSIAVQFAHQYLASF, from the coding sequence ATGAACAGACCGATCCTTCTTGCCATCGACGACGACATCAACGTATTGGAAGCGGTCGTGCAGGATCTGCGACGGCAATACGGGTCTTCCTATCGGGTCTTGCGCGCAGGAAGCGGGCAAGCGGCCCTGGACACACTGCAACAGTTGAAGGTACGCGAAGAAGCCGTCGGGCTGTTACTGAGCGACCAGCGGATGCCGGGAATGACCGGTGTCGAGTTTCTGGAGAAGGCTCAGGAGATCTACCCCAAGGCAAAACGCGTCCTCCTCACCGCCTACGCGGACACAGAAGCCGCCATCCGCGCCATCAACTCGGCGCGAATTCACTACTACCTGACCAAACCGTGGGACCCGCCCGAAGAGAAGCTGTATCCGGTACTCGACGACTTGCTCCAGGACTGGAACGCCGGATATCAACCCAAATTCGAAGGCCTCCGGGTAATCGGGCATCGCTGGTCGCTCAAAGATCATCAGCTGCGCAACTTCCTGTCCCGGAACCACGTGCCCTACCGCTGGCTGGACGCGGCTGCCAGCGACGATGCCCAGAAATTGCTCAAAGAGCGCTCCCTGGACCCCGAAGTGCTGCCGGTCGTGCTCTTTTCCGATGGCAGCGCGCTCGTCGACCCAGAACAGGAAATCCTCGCCGCGCGCGTGGGTCTTCGCACCCAGGCAGCCCAGGACTTCTACGACATCGTCGTCGTCGGAGCCGGGCCAGCCGGATTGGCGGCGGCGGTTTATGGCGCGTCTGAGGGTCTGAAAACACTGGTAATCGAGCCCGACGCGCCTGGCGGGCAGGCCGGATCGTCCTCGCGTATCGAAAACTATCTGGGCTTCCCCGCCGGCATCACCGGAGCCGACCTGGGACGCCGTGCGCATATGCAGTGCGTGCGATTTGGGGCGGAATTCCTGACCCAGCGGGCAGTCGGGCTGCGAGTGGATGGCCAGTATCGCTTTGTGGTGCTTGCGGATGGCCGCGAGGTATCGAGTCACGTTCTGCTGCTCTCCACCGGCGTACAGTACCGCAGGCTCGATATTCCGGGGGCCGAGCAACTGACCGGCCGAGGCATCTATTACGGTGCGGCGCTGGTAGAGGCTGCAGCCTGCAAGGATGAGGATGTGTACATCGTCGGGGGAGCCAATTCGGCCGGACAAGCGGCGCTCCACTTCGCCAAATTCGCCTGCAAGGTGACCATGCTGGTCCGGGCAAATGGTTTGGAGGCCAGTATGTCGAAATACTTAATCGATGAGATCGAACGCACATCGAATATAGTGGTCGAGCCAAACACGCAGGTGTTGGCGGCCCATGGCGAGGATCATCTCCAGGCGCTGCACATTCGCGGACCCGAAGGAGAAAGTTGCAGAATGGCGGCATCTTTGTTCGTGTTTATCGGAGCGGTACCCGGCACCGAATGGCTGCCGGACTCTATCCTGCGGGACGATAAGGGATTTATCCTTGCCGGAACAGACCTCACCGGCGCAGACCAGACCGGGCCGGAAACGAAGACATTGAACAAATTCGCCTCGGTTTGGAAGGAAAAACGGTCGCCATTTCTGTTGGAGACCAGCGTGCCGGGGATTTTTGTGGCAGGGGACGTTCGGCACGGGTCGATAAAGCGGGCTGCGTCGGCCGTTGGAGAAGGTTCGATCGCTGTTCAGTTTGCTCACCAGTATCTGGCAAGCTTCTAA
- the motA gene encoding flagellar motor stator protein MotA, translating into MFAIIGIVVVFGAIVAGYLMEKGSLLVLLQPAELIIIGGAAVGTLLIANPLHTIKAIVGGAVGVLKPSPFGKSRYLTTLKMMFELLNKIRREGLLSVENDVEKPQESVLFKKYPDFVKDHHAVDFVCDTLRMAITGGVEPFDIDQMMERDMEVHHHGALAPISSLTTVADALPGLGIVAAVLGVVITMGAIGGPPEEVGKKVAAALVGTFLGILLCYGLVGPLASKMSKGAEEHHEYFQVLRVLILSFLKGNAPIIAIEMARRAIPAHVRPGFDEMEKQCKGATGAPSDDVEAA; encoded by the coding sequence ATGTTCGCAATCATAGGCATCGTGGTGGTCTTTGGCGCCATCGTGGCCGGATATCTAATGGAAAAAGGGAGTCTGCTCGTTCTGTTGCAGCCGGCGGAACTGATTATTATCGGTGGCGCCGCAGTCGGCACCCTGCTCATTGCCAACCCCCTACATACGATCAAGGCCATCGTGGGAGGCGCGGTAGGCGTGCTCAAGCCTTCCCCTTTCGGCAAATCGCGCTATCTCACCACACTGAAGATGATGTTCGAATTACTGAACAAGATCCGGCGGGAAGGCCTGCTCTCCGTCGAGAACGATGTGGAGAAGCCTCAGGAGTCCGTCCTCTTCAAAAAATATCCCGACTTCGTGAAGGATCATCATGCGGTGGACTTCGTTTGCGACACGCTGCGCATGGCGATCACGGGAGGCGTGGAACCATTCGACATCGACCAGATGATGGAGCGCGATATGGAGGTGCATCATCATGGAGCACTGGCGCCAATCTCCTCGCTGACCACGGTCGCCGACGCTCTGCCAGGTCTGGGGATTGTAGCCGCCGTCCTCGGCGTCGTAATCACGATGGGCGCAATAGGCGGCCCTCCCGAAGAGGTCGGGAAAAAGGTCGCCGCAGCCCTAGTCGGAACATTTCTCGGCATCCTGCTCTGCTACGGGCTCGTCGGGCCGCTGGCCTCAAAGATGAGCAAAGGCGCCGAAGAGCATCACGAGTATTTTCAGGTTCTGCGGGTGCTGATTCTCTCGTTCCTCAAGGGGAATGCCCCCATCATCGCGATTGAGATGGCGCGCCGGGCAATTCCGGCTCACGTGCGTCCCGGATTTGACGAGATGGAAAAGCAATGCAAAGGCGCGACCGGCGCTCCATCCGACGACGTTGAAGCTGCATAG
- a CDS encoding carbon starvation CstA family protein, which yields MNTLPLLLIVLGVFVVAYRYYSALLASRAFVLDDRNITPAHRFKDGHNYVPSPKWVVFGHHFAAIAGAGPLVGPTLAAQFGFAPGLIWLVAGAVLAGAVQDLTVLIGSLRHNGKSLPYIVQREVGPVTGLLAMIAVLLILIVAMAGLAIIVVSALSQSAWGVFTIGMTIPIAMVMGVWMFRSNRGQVVVLGPSIFGVIALVGVLIGGHGIASSSFAHLLLFSGHQIVLLLCAYGFLASVLPVWMLLEPRDYLSTYVKLTTLAALVIGVLVVHPNLQFPAFTQYVHGGGPVIPGKLFPFLFVTIACGAISGFHSLVASGTTPKLIDHETDARFIGYGAMLAESLVGVLALIAACSMAPGDYFAINVPPALFAHLGMHTVNLPEFSREVGEQLAGRTGGAVSLAIGMAQIFRGLPGMKALTGYWYHYAIMFEALFILTTIDAGTRVARYLMQELMGKVYKPLGRTNWLPSNLLATGIIVASWGYLIWGGTIATIWPLFGTANQLLASIALATMTTWLVNHRKAVYAWCTMVPALFVLVTTVSAGVLSINNVFWPMAMHPGSEVQGWIETILLAIFIAGAIVIVGSAGVRCIRTLRGVAPPSEESIANEPGKVSLEPAAPYRCC from the coding sequence GTGAATACTCTTCCCCTGCTGCTGATCGTGCTGGGCGTTTTTGTCGTAGCTTACCGCTATTACAGCGCGTTGCTCGCGTCGCGAGCCTTTGTGCTGGACGACCGCAACATTACCCCGGCACATCGATTCAAGGACGGTCATAACTACGTTCCTTCGCCGAAATGGGTGGTCTTCGGGCATCATTTCGCTGCCATTGCGGGAGCGGGCCCGCTGGTGGGTCCGACTCTTGCTGCCCAGTTCGGCTTCGCTCCGGGGTTGATCTGGCTGGTCGCGGGAGCGGTGCTTGCCGGGGCGGTGCAGGATCTGACCGTGCTGATAGGCTCGCTGCGCCACAACGGCAAATCGCTGCCGTACATCGTGCAGCGCGAGGTTGGTCCGGTCACAGGGCTGCTGGCGATGATCGCGGTGCTGCTGATTCTGATTGTGGCCATGGCAGGTTTGGCGATTATCGTCGTCAGCGCGCTGAGTCAGAGCGCGTGGGGCGTCTTTACCATCGGCATGACCATTCCCATCGCCATGGTCATGGGTGTCTGGATGTTCCGCAGCAATCGCGGACAAGTCGTGGTTTTGGGGCCGTCGATCTTTGGAGTCATTGCGCTGGTTGGCGTACTGATCGGTGGCCATGGGATCGCAAGTTCGAGCTTCGCTCATCTGCTGCTTTTCAGCGGCCACCAGATTGTGCTGCTGCTCTGCGCTTACGGCTTTCTGGCTTCGGTGCTGCCGGTCTGGATGCTGCTGGAGCCGCGCGACTATCTATCCACTTACGTGAAGCTGACCACGCTTGCTGCGCTTGTCATCGGCGTCTTGGTTGTTCATCCTAATCTGCAGTTTCCTGCGTTTACGCAGTATGTGCATGGCGGCGGCCCTGTAATTCCCGGCAAGCTTTTTCCGTTTCTCTTTGTGACAATCGCTTGTGGCGCGATCTCCGGCTTTCACTCACTGGTTGCTTCGGGAACGACGCCGAAGCTGATCGATCACGAGACGGACGCGCGCTTTATCGGCTATGGGGCGATGCTGGCTGAGTCGCTCGTTGGCGTGCTTGCGCTGATTGCGGCTTGCTCAATGGCTCCGGGTGATTACTTCGCTATCAATGTGCCGCCAGCGCTCTTTGCGCATCTGGGAATGCATACGGTAAATCTGCCGGAGTTTTCGCGCGAGGTGGGCGAACAACTGGCTGGGCGAACGGGCGGCGCGGTGAGTCTGGCCATCGGCATGGCGCAGATATTTCGTGGACTGCCGGGGATGAAGGCGCTCACGGGCTACTGGTATCACTACGCAATCATGTTCGAGGCGCTGTTCATTCTGACCACGATTGACGCAGGGACGCGCGTGGCGCGGTACCTGATGCAGGAGCTGATGGGCAAGGTATACAAGCCGCTGGGGCGCACGAACTGGCTGCCGTCCAACCTGCTTGCGACCGGGATCATTGTTGCGAGTTGGGGATACCTGATCTGGGGAGGAACGATTGCTACGATCTGGCCGCTCTTTGGAACGGCCAATCAACTGCTGGCTTCGATTGCTTTGGCTACGATGACGACGTGGCTGGTGAATCATCGTAAAGCCGTGTATGCGTGGTGCACGATGGTGCCTGCGCTGTTTGTGCTGGTTACGACGGTTTCGGCTGGTGTGCTGTCGATCAATAATGTTTTCTGGCCAATGGCGATGCATCCGGGAAGCGAAGTTCAGGGCTGGATCGAAACCATCCTGCTGGCGATCTTCATCGCCGGAGCCATCGTGATTGTGGGCTCGGCGGGCGTCCGCTGCATTCGCACGCTGCGAGGAGTCGCGCCGCCCTCCGAAGAATCTATCGCTAATGAGCCGGGGAAGGTCTCGCTGGAGCCGGCTGCGCCGTACCGATGCTGTTAG
- a CDS encoding GNAT family N-acetyltransferase, with product MLLQPAVETDYPAIVDLANLAYRGTGESASWNVEAGIIEGQRLNGSLLREELAAKPDAQLLICRDAANGPLLGTVWLEPKQGSIWYLGLLTVRPDIQNRHIGRALLAAAEEFAQERGAERIRMTVVNVRDALIAWYVRRGYTLTGETEPFPYGDERFGKPLRDDLHFLVLEKSLSLNC from the coding sequence ATGCTGCTTCAACCTGCTGTTGAAACTGATTATCCTGCAATTGTTGACCTCGCAAACCTGGCGTACCGGGGTACAGGAGAGTCGGCGAGCTGGAATGTCGAAGCCGGAATTATCGAGGGCCAGCGTCTCAATGGTTCGCTGCTGCGAGAAGAGCTGGCGGCTAAGCCCGACGCTCAGCTGCTCATCTGCCGGGATGCGGCCAATGGGCCATTGCTGGGAACTGTCTGGCTGGAGCCGAAGCAGGGCAGCATCTGGTATCTCGGGCTGCTTACTGTCCGTCCGGATATTCAGAACAGGCACATCGGCCGGGCGCTTCTGGCTGCCGCCGAGGAGTTTGCGCAAGAACGCGGAGCTGAGCGCATCCGGATGACCGTCGTGAATGTGCGGGACGCCTTGATTGCCTGGTATGTACGGCGAGGATATACGCTCACAGGCGAGACAGAACCGTTCCCCTATGGCGACGAGCGATTCGGCAAGCCGCTCCGGGACGATCTGCACTTCCTGGTGCTGGAAAAGAGTCTTTCGCTAAATTGTTAG